In the Clostridium beijerinckii genome, one interval contains:
- a CDS encoding DMT family transporter gives MFFVLISIAAGAIVVISRILNTRLSEKVGLVQSSFFNYITGLVASILLFIIIKDKFLLEQFRTLPLYAYLGGLLGVIVVILSSVITPKMTSFYATLLIFIGQLFTGIILDCVIQNTIPLAKIIGGLLVVLGLAYNLHIDASTQELTELDENII, from the coding sequence ATGTTTTTTGTTTTAATTTCGATAGCAGCTGGCGCTATTGTAGTAATTTCAAGAATTCTAAATACTAGACTTTCTGAGAAGGTAGGGTTAGTACAATCAAGCTTTTTTAATTATATTACTGGTTTAGTTGCATCAATATTATTATTTATTATTATAAAAGATAAATTTTTACTTGAACAATTTCGCACTCTTCCACTTTATGCTTATTTAGGTGGTCTATTAGGAGTAATTGTTGTCATCTTATCTAGTGTTATAACGCCAAAGATGACCTCATTTTATGCCACTTTATTAATATTTATTGGACAACTTTTTACTGGAATCATTTTGGATTGTGTGATACAAAATACTATTCCATTAGCCAAAATCATCGGGGGACTTTTAGTTGTCTTAGGTTTAGCGTACAATTTGCATATAGATGCATCTACACAAGAACTTACAGAATTAGATGAAAATATTATATAG